DNA from Amycolatopsis sp. DSM 110486:
GAACTTGGCACCGTCCTCGACCTTCTGCTCGGCCGGGCAGGTGACGCCGGTGACGCCTTCGATCTTGTAGGTGTCGGTGAGCAGCTTCGCGACGTCGGTCTGCATCTGGGTGTTGTTGAAGACCTCGGTCTTGAAGAAGCCGGGGGCGACGAACCCGAGGATCGCGACCACGGCCACCACGACGATGAGCGCCCCGATGCCGATGAACAGGCCGCGCTTCGACTTCGGTTCGTCACCGGCGTCGCCGACGGTCTGTGTGAGAGCGGTCGCCTGGCCGTAGTCGTACTGGTTGCCCGCGGGCTGGCCATAGGGCTGCTGAGCCTGAGGACCGGTCTGCGGCTGGCCGTACAGCGGCTGCTGCTGCGGGCCGCTCTGCGGGTACCCGCCGCCGGGCTGCTGCCCGTACTGCTGGGGCGGCTGCTGCCGGTTCGGGTCGTAAGGCTGGCCGTACTGCTGCGGGGGCGGCTGCTGGCCCCACTGCGGTTGCTGGGGCGACTGCGGGGGCTGCTGCTGCGGGTAGCCGCCGGGCTGCTGGCCGTACTGGGGCTGCTGCTGCGGCTGGACCCACTGCGTCGGCTGCGAGTCGTAGGGCTGCTGGGGCTGCTGGCTGTACTGCTGCGGGTTGTAGGGCTGCTGTTGCTGCTCCTGCGGCCCGCTCGGCGGGTAGGCGCCGCCCGGCTGTTGCCCGTATTGCGGCTGCTGCCCGTACTGGGGCTGCTGCTGCGGGTCGTTGCCGCCATACGGCGTGCTCATCGTTCGCCTCCGCCTTGATTGCCTGCGGCAGTGACCTCCTCGGGAGGGGTCGCTGCCCACGGTGTCGAGCGCGATCCAACCACAGGTCGGGGCCGAGCACACGCGCCCACGCGCACCCTGTCCGAGCGGTGACCTCGACCTGCCCGCGAACGCCCTGCGGCCGAGGCGCGCGCTTCAGGCAAAACAGTCACGCCGCGCCGGCCGCGACGACGCCGCGGCGCAGGGCACGCACGGCTTCCGCGGCGGCGGCACCGACCGGGTCGGCTTTGCCGAGGACGTCGCGGATCTGGTCGAGCAGGTCGATCACCTGGCGTGACCAGCGGACGAAGTCGCCGGCGGACAGTTCCTGGCCGTTGGTCTCGGCGGCGGTGAGGACCTTCTCGAGCGATTCGCCGCGGGCCCACCGGTAGACCGGCCACGCGAAGCCGGCGTCGGGTTCGCGGGTGCGGTCGAGGTGGTGGCGGCGTTCGTCCTCGGTGAGGTCGACCCACAGCTTGGTGGTCTCTTCCCAGGCCTTGGGCACGGAGCCACCGGGCAGGCGCGGCTCCCCCGCCGTGTCGCGGCGGGCCTCGAACACGAGCGTGGACACGACGGCGGCGAGCTCGGCCGCGCCGAGGCCTTCCCACACGCCGTGGCGGATGCACTCGGCGGCCAGCAGGTCGGACTCGCTGTAGAGACGGGCGAGGCGGTGGCCGTGTTCGGTGACGCGGTCCTCGCCGGTGCCGGGGCCGAGGTAGCCGCGTTCGCCGAGCAGCGCGAGGATCCGGTCGAACGCGCGGGCCAGCGAGTGGGTGGTGGCGGCGACCTTGCGTTCGAGCTGCTCGGTCTCGGCCTGCAGGCGCTGGTAGCGCTCGACCCAGCGCAGGTTGGCCTCACGTTCGGCCAGACCGTGGCAGGGGTGGGCGCGCAGGGCGCGCTGCAGGGTGTTGAGCTCCGCGTCGTCGCCCTGGCTCGTGCGGCGCCGCTGGCGCCCGGGCAGGGAGATGCCGGAGTCACGCAGGGCCGAGGCGATGTCACGGCGGGTCTTGGGTGAGCGCAGCTCGATGTGCTTGGGCAGGCGGATGTGGCCGAGCGGCTCGACCGGGGACGGGAAGTCGGCGACCGACAGTGGGCCGGACCAGCGGTCCTCGGTGACGACCACGGGCCGCGGCTCGCGGATCGGATCCAGGCCCGGGTCGACGACCACGGCCAGACCGGCGCGGCGCCCGGCGGGCACGGCGATGACGTCGCCCTTGCGCAGCTTCTCCAGCGATTCCGCGGTGCCGGCGCGGCGGGTGGCGGTGTTCTGCCGGGAGAGGGTCTTCTCGCGGGCGGAGATCTTGGCGCGCAGCTCGACGTATTCGAGCATCTCGTCGAACTCGCCGGTGACCGCGCGGGCGTAGCCGACGAGGGCTTCCTTGTTGCGGTCGATGCGCCGGGAGGTGCCGACCACGGACCGGTCGGCCTGGAACTGGGCGAACGACTGTTCCAGCAGCTCGCGTGCGGAGTCGGCGCCGACCTGGGCGACGAGGTTCACGGCCATGTTGTAGCCGGGCCGGAACGACGAGCGCAGCGGATACGTACGGGTGGAGGCGAGGCCGGCGACCTGCTTCGGGTCGACGCCGGGCTGCCACGCGACGACGGCGTGGCCTTCGACGTCGATGCCGCGGCGCCCGGCGCGGCCGGTCAGCTGCGTGTACTCGCCCGGGGTGAGGTCGACGTGGGCTTCGCCGTTGTACTTGACCAGGCGTTCGAGCACCACGGTGCGGGCGGGCATGTTGATGCCCAGCGCGAGGGTCTCGGTGGCGAACACGGCCTTGACCAGGCCGCGCAGGAACAGTTCCTCGACGGTCTCCTTGAACGCGGGCAGCAGGCCCGCGTGGTGGCCGGCGAAGCCGCGTTCCAGCGCTTCGCGCCACTCCCAGAAACCGAGGACGCTCAGGTCGCCCTCGGGCAGGTCGGCGGTGCGCTCGGCGACGATGCGGCGGATTTCCTCGACCTGCTCGGGCCCGTTGAGCCGCAGCCCGGAGCGCACGCACTGCGCGACGGCGGCGTCGCAGCCGGCGCGGGAGAAGATGAACACGATCGCGGGCAGCAGCCCGGCCGTGTCGAGGCGCTCCACGACGTCGACGCGCGAAGGCGGGCGGAACCGTTGCGGGCGGGGCGCGCCGCGGCGGCCACCGCGGTTGCCGCGCATCGAGGCGGGGGCGAAGCGGCCGAGCTCTTCGGCGCGGCGCAGCAGGCCGGGGTTGATGCTCAGCTCGGCGTTCGGGTCGCCTTCGTCCTGGCCGGCGAACAGGTCCATCAGGCGGTTGCCGATGAGCATGTGCTGCCACAGCGGCACGGGCCGGTGCTCGTCGACGACGACGGTGGTGTCGCCGCGGACCTCGACGAGCCATTCGCCGAACTCCTCGGCGTTGCTCACGGTGGCCGAGAGCCCGACGACGCGGACGTGTTCGGGCAGGTGGAGGATCACTTCCTCCCACACGGCGCCGCGGAAGCGGTCGGCGAGGTAGTGGACCTCGTCCATCACGACGTAGCCGAGCTCGGGGATCGCGGAGCTGCCGGCGTAGAGCATGTTGCGCAGCACCTCGGTGGTCATCACGACCACCTGTGCGTTGCCGTTGATGGAGGTGTCGCCGGTGAGCAGGCCGACGGCGTCGTTGCCGTAGCGGGCGACGAGGTCGGCGTACTTCTGGTTGGACAGCGCCTTGATGGGCGTGGTGTAGAAGCATTTGCGGCCTTCGGCGAGCGCCAGGTGCACGGCGAACTCGCCGACCACGGTCTTGCCGGCGCCGGTGGGCGCGCACACGAGCACGCCGTGGCCGTCTTCGAGAGCCTCGCAGCCGCGGACCTGGAAGTCGTCGAACTCGAACGACACCTCGCCGGCGAAACGCGTCAGCTGGGGGTACTTGGCGCGGCGGCGTGAGACCGCATAGGCCTCGGCCGGGGAAGGTGAAGGGCTAGTGGCCACCCCGTCAGGGTTCCACACGGCACCGACAGTCCGCACGCGGAGTGCCGACCGGTGTGTGGCCGTGCGGTTACGGGGCGACGACGGTGAGCGCGCCGGGCACGCAGGTGGCGGTGACGGGGGTGGTGCCCTGGGATTCACCGTCGGCGTAGGCGGGCCAGCCGGGGCCGGTTCCGGTGTTGCTGCCGGTTTCGATGCTCAGTGTCCGGGTGCGCAGGGTGCGGACGGCGGGGTGGTCGAGGTGGGCGCCGGTGCGCAGGCCGGGCAACAGGCGCAGCAGCTGCAGGCGGCCGGCGGCGCCGATCACGGTGACGTCGAAAAGCCCGTCGTCCGGCGT
Protein-coding regions in this window:
- a CDS encoding DUF4333 domain-containing protein; this translates as MSTPYGGNDPQQQPQYGQQPQYGQQPGGAYPPSGPQEQQQQPYNPQQYSQQPQQPYDSQPTQWVQPQQQPQYGQQPGGYPQQQPPQSPQQPQWGQQPPPQQYGQPYDPNRQQPPQQYGQQPGGGYPQSGPQQQPLYGQPQTGPQAQQPYGQPAGNQYDYGQATALTQTVGDAGDEPKSKRGLFIGIGALIVVVAVVAILGFVAPGFFKTEVFNNTQMQTDVAKLLTDTYKIEGVTGVTCPAEQKVEDGAKFDCTATINGKPQQVPITVKGSDGNYEVSPPAAQ
- a CDS encoding RNA helicase translates to MATSPSPSPAEAYAVSRRRAKYPQLTRFAGEVSFEFDDFQVRGCEALEDGHGVLVCAPTGAGKTVVGEFAVHLALAEGRKCFYTTPIKALSNQKYADLVARYGNDAVGLLTGDTSINGNAQVVVMTTEVLRNMLYAGSSAIPELGYVVMDEVHYLADRFRGAVWEEVILHLPEHVRVVGLSATVSNAEEFGEWLVEVRGDTTVVVDEHRPVPLWQHMLIGNRLMDLFAGQDEGDPNAELSINPGLLRRAEELGRFAPASMRGNRGGRRGAPRPQRFRPPSRVDVVERLDTAGLLPAIVFIFSRAGCDAAVAQCVRSGLRLNGPEQVEEIRRIVAERTADLPEGDLSVLGFWEWREALERGFAGHHAGLLPAFKETVEELFLRGLVKAVFATETLALGINMPARTVVLERLVKYNGEAHVDLTPGEYTQLTGRAGRRGIDVEGHAVVAWQPGVDPKQVAGLASTRTYPLRSSFRPGYNMAVNLVAQVGADSARELLEQSFAQFQADRSVVGTSRRIDRNKEALVGYARAVTGEFDEMLEYVELRAKISAREKTLSRQNTATRRAGTAESLEKLRKGDVIAVPAGRRAGLAVVVDPGLDPIREPRPVVVTEDRWSGPLSVADFPSPVEPLGHIRLPKHIELRSPKTRRDIASALRDSGISLPGRQRRRTSQGDDAELNTLQRALRAHPCHGLAEREANLRWVERYQRLQAETEQLERKVAATTHSLARAFDRILALLGERGYLGPGTGEDRVTEHGHRLARLYSESDLLAAECIRHGVWEGLGAAELAAVVSTLVFEARRDTAGEPRLPGGSVPKAWEETTKLWVDLTEDERRHHLDRTREPDAGFAWPVYRWARGESLEKVLTAAETNGQELSAGDFVRWSRQVIDLLDQIRDVLGKADPVGAAAAEAVRALRRGVVAAGAA